From the Prochlorococcus marinus str. AS9601 genome, the window GAATATTTTCATATTGCCAGTTTCTTTTTTAGTACTTGTGGGCTTAAGTAATTCAGTAAATTTGACTGATGGACTGGATGGATTAGCAGCTGGATGCAGTGGGATTGTCTTTTATGGATTAGGAACAGAAATATTAATGAAAGAACAGCAAGAACTTTATGTTTATAGCATCTTATGTTTTTCGATGTCCGGCATATGCTTAGGATTTCTCAAGTATAATTATTATCCTGCAAAAATATTTATGGGTGACACAGGATCTCTAAGTATTGGAGCAATTATGGGTTCTATAGCGTTATTAACCAATAGCATTTTTACGCTATCTATTTTCTCAGGAATATTTATTGTTGAATCATTATCAGTAATAATACAAGTAGGATTTTTTAAAATTACTAAAAAATTATTTCATAAAGGTAAACGAATATTTTTAATGGCTCCACTACACCACCATTTTGAACTAAAAGGAGTTAAGGAACAAAAAATAGTTGAAAATTTTTGGAAAATCAACATTTTACTTGTAATTTTAGGTATAGTTTTAAAAATCAACCTTTGAAAAATTTGTTATGAATTTTTTTACATGGAAAGATAATGGATTAACAAGTGACTGCTCAAGTCTTGATGCAATGGCATCAAGATTTGAAGAAACTGCTAATTTAATGAAAAAACTATCTAAAAAAGGCTTCAAATTAAAGAAAACTCAAGATAACCAACTAATTCTTCACCCTGATCCTGAGGTATTTGATCAATGGGGTTTTATAAGTGAGGAAGTTCCTTTTAAACAACTTTGTTTAATGTCAGATGAAGAATAACTATTTGAACTTAAAAATTCTTCAGTTAGTACTGATAAATAATTGCGTACATGAGTGTTCCAACTAAAGTGCCTGCTAACACC encodes:
- the mraY gene encoding phospho-N-acetylmuramoyl-pentapeptide-transferase, giving the protein MIGKIKKFNFESLFILNTFALIVTSYFFNNFIFTGVYLLFFFISIFTTKNGLKIIKKFNLLQNIRNEGPANHFKKSDTPTMGGIFMIIPFLILLLIITINLSSLKLFLLLLTIFGFFITGFLDDLLSIKKKENTGLKTKEKFFIQSLISIIFILLAYEKILISPLITVSDTWGINMNIFILPVSFLVLVGLSNSVNLTDGLDGLAAGCSGIVFYGLGTEILMKEQQELYVYSILCFSMSGICLGFLKYNYYPAKIFMGDTGSLSIGAIMGSIALLTNSIFTLSIFSGIFIVESLSVIIQVGFFKITKKLFHKGKRIFLMAPLHHHFELKGVKEQKIVENFWKINILLVILGIVLKINL